The Xanthobacter flavus genome includes a window with the following:
- a CDS encoding MBL fold metallo-hydrolase, giving the protein MKLTVVGCGDAFGSGGRGNSCYRIETDGHVATLDFGASALVQMHRLGLEAQGVRQVFLSHLHGDHFGGLPFLLLDGQFVHRRSEPLTIIGPPGTGARLDAAMEVLFPRMATNAWRFDFEVREVEPGSTSRHGPLTLTTAEVLHGSGAPSTALRVTDGKRTIAFSGDTQWTDALLPIAAGADLFICECFAFSGSPHGHMAYETIAEKREALGAKHILLTHMGDEMWARRGEVDEAHFTVAEDGLERDL; this is encoded by the coding sequence ATGAAGCTTACGGTTGTGGGGTGCGGCGATGCGTTCGGCTCGGGCGGGCGGGGAAACTCCTGCTACCGGATCGAGACGGACGGGCATGTCGCGACCCTCGACTTCGGCGCGAGCGCCCTCGTCCAGATGCACCGGCTCGGCCTGGAGGCGCAGGGCGTGCGGCAGGTGTTTCTCAGCCATCTGCACGGCGATCACTTCGGCGGCCTGCCCTTCCTGCTGCTTGACGGCCAGTTCGTCCACCGCCGCAGCGAACCGCTGACCATCATCGGCCCGCCCGGCACCGGGGCACGCCTGGACGCGGCCATGGAGGTGCTGTTCCCGAGGATGGCCACCAATGCCTGGCGGTTCGATTTCGAGGTGAGGGAGGTCGAGCCCGGCTCGACCTCCCGGCACGGCCCCCTGACCCTCACCACCGCCGAGGTGCTCCACGGCTCCGGCGCCCCCTCCACCGCGCTCCGGGTCACGGACGGCAAGCGCACCATTGCCTTCTCCGGCGACACGCAGTGGACCGACGCGCTGCTGCCCATCGCTGCCGGGGCGGACCTCTTCATCTGCGAATGCTTCGCCTTCTCCGGCAGCCCGCACGGCCACATGGCCTACGAGACCATCGCGGAAAAGCGCGAAGCGCTGGGGGCGAAGCACATCCTGCTCACCCACATGGGCGACGAGATGTGGGCGCGGCGGGGCGAGGTGGATGAAGCCCATTTCACCGTGGCCGAGGACGGGCTTGAGCGCGACCTCTGA
- a CDS encoding uracil-DNA glycosylase family protein gives MKPISPWPRTGLSATSDGDLDALVARIRACRVCREAPRGAPLPHEPRPVLQVSAAASILIASQAPGTKVHLSGLPFTDASGDRLRAWMGVDKATFYDAARIAIAPMGFCFPGQDAAGGDLPPRRECVATWHDTLFSTLPPFRLILAVGRPAQAYHLSRLGLAAHLKPSLTETVANWRAVRAAGEQLAHPVAVYTLPHPSWRNTGWLKKNPYFDAELVPQLQADIARALGRG, from the coding sequence ATGAAGCCCATTTCACCGTGGCCGAGGACGGGCTTGAGCGCGACCTCTGACGGCGATCTCGACGCTCTGGTCGCGCGCATCCGCGCCTGCCGGGTCTGCCGCGAGGCCCCGCGCGGGGCGCCCCTTCCCCACGAGCCGCGGCCGGTGCTTCAGGTGTCCGCCGCCGCCTCCATCCTGATTGCGAGCCAGGCGCCGGGCACGAAGGTGCACCTCTCCGGCCTGCCCTTTACCGATGCCTCCGGCGACCGGCTCAGGGCCTGGATGGGGGTGGACAAGGCCACCTTCTACGATGCCGCCCGCATCGCCATCGCCCCCATGGGCTTCTGCTTTCCCGGACAGGATGCGGCGGGGGGCGACCTGCCGCCGCGGCGGGAATGCGTCGCCACCTGGCACGACACGCTGTTTTCCACCCTGCCGCCCTTCCGGCTGATCCTCGCCGTGGGGCGCCCGGCGCAGGCCTATCACCTGTCGCGCCTCGGGCTCGCGGCGCATCTGAAGCCGAGCCTGACCGAGACGGTGGCCAATTGGCGGGCGGTGCGCGCGGCGGGGGAACAGCTCGCCCATCCGGTGGCGGTCTACACCCTGCCCCACCCCTCGTGGCGCAACACCGGCTGGCTGAAGAAGAACCCCTATTTCGACGCCGAGCTGGTGCCGCAGCTTCAGGCGGACATCGCGCGGGCGCTCGGGCGGGGGTGA
- a CDS encoding carboxymuconolactone decarboxylase family protein gives MEPRMNVAEAAPALYAAVRALDGAVMKSGLEKRLLHLVKLRASQINGCAYCIDMHVKESLADGIPAQHLHMLAAWRESPLYSPRDRAALEWIESVTLISQTGIPDSAYAAVTTEFSPEEIAKLTIAIGTINVWNRIAVSSRMLHPVDRAAAA, from the coding sequence ATGGAACCCAGGATGAACGTGGCCGAGGCCGCCCCCGCCCTTTATGCCGCCGTGCGGGCGCTGGACGGGGCGGTGATGAAGTCGGGGCTGGAGAAGCGGCTCCTGCATCTCGTCAAGCTACGCGCGTCGCAGATCAACGGCTGCGCCTACTGCATCGACATGCACGTGAAGGAATCGCTCGCCGACGGCATTCCCGCCCAGCATCTCCACATGCTTGCGGCGTGGCGCGAATCGCCCCTCTACAGCCCGCGCGACCGGGCGGCGCTGGAATGGATCGAGAGCGTGACGCTTATTTCCCAGACCGGCATTCCCGACAGCGCCTATGCGGCGGTGACGACAGAATTCTCGCCGGAAGAGATCGCCAAGCTCACCATCGCCATCGGGACCATCAATGTGTGGAACCGCATCGCGGTCTCCTCGCGCATGCTGCACCCGGTGGATCGCGCCGCCGCGGCCTGA
- a CDS encoding glutathione S-transferase family protein yields the protein MKLYDTNRAPNPRRVRIFLAEKGISVPLVPIDLGKGEHKSAEFTGLNPRQRVPLLVLDDGTAIAETIAICRYFEALQPEPNLFGRTPEEQGLVEMWQRRVELDLFYPIMMVLRHLNPAMAQMEVPQVPEWGEANKPKVLAALGFFNDQLADRAFIAGPRFTVADITMLVAVDFLRVIRTEVSEHQTHLKRWYDVVSQRPSAKA from the coding sequence ATGAAGCTCTATGACACCAACCGTGCGCCGAACCCGCGCCGCGTCCGCATCTTCCTGGCGGAAAAGGGGATTTCGGTGCCGCTGGTGCCCATCGACCTGGGCAAGGGCGAGCACAAGAGCGCCGAATTCACCGGCCTCAATCCCCGCCAGCGCGTGCCGCTCCTTGTGCTCGATGACGGCACGGCCATCGCCGAAACCATCGCCATCTGCCGCTATTTCGAGGCCTTGCAGCCCGAGCCCAACCTGTTCGGCCGCACGCCGGAGGAGCAGGGGCTGGTGGAGATGTGGCAGCGGCGGGTGGAGCTGGACCTGTTCTATCCCATCATGATGGTGCTGCGGCACCTCAACCCCGCCATGGCCCAGATGGAGGTGCCGCAGGTGCCCGAATGGGGCGAGGCGAACAAGCCCAAGGTTCTCGCCGCGCTTGGCTTTTTCAACGACCAGCTGGCCGACAGGGCGTTCATCGCCGGCCCCCGCTTCACGGTGGCGGACATTACCATGCTGGTGGCGGTGGATTTCCTGCGGGTGATCCGCACCGAGGTGTCCGAGCACCAGACCCACCTCAAGCGCTGGTACGATGTCGTTTCCCAGCGGCCGAGCGCGAAGGCCTGA
- a CDS encoding RrF2 family transcriptional regulator, whose product MRRLGDGVEAALHCALVLCWLEPGKVLPGKSLAEMHGLSESYLLKHMRALTEAGLVEALPGPRGGYRLARRPHEITLLDIVEAIDGKEPAFTCREIRRRGPGKSKDPCAYQTDCFIKRRMLAAEELWRQSLKTQTLADLAQDGEELIDAESRKTVAAFVREAQR is encoded by the coding sequence ATGAGGCGGTTGGGAGACGGGGTGGAGGCGGCGCTGCACTGCGCGCTGGTGCTGTGCTGGCTGGAGCCGGGCAAGGTGCTGCCGGGCAAGAGCCTCGCCGAGATGCACGGCCTGTCGGAGAGCTACCTGCTCAAGCACATGCGCGCCCTCACCGAGGCCGGCCTCGTGGAAGCCCTCCCCGGCCCCCGCGGCGGCTATCGGCTGGCGCGGCGCCCGCACGAGATCACGCTTCTCGACATCGTGGAGGCCATCGACGGCAAAGAGCCCGCCTTCACCTGCAGGGAGATCCGCCGGCGCGGGCCGGGCAAGTCCAAGGACCCCTGCGCCTACCAGACGGACTGCTTCATCAAGCGCCGGATGCTGGCGGCGGAAGAGCTGTGGCGCCAGTCCCTGAAGACCCAGACCCTCGCCGATCTCGCGCAGGATGGCGAAGAGCTGATCGACGCCGAGAGCAGGAAGACCGTCGCGGCCTTCGTGCGCGAGGCGCAGCGCTAG